A part of Streptomyces sp. NBC_01497 genomic DNA contains:
- a CDS encoding DMT family transporter, translating to MGYTLLAGAIAAEIAATTAMKYSEGFTRLWPSVITLCGYVLSYALLSQTLKTLSVGTAYAIWAGAGTAVIAVIGMLFLHEPVSPVRLAGIVLVIVGVVVLNLGGSHP from the coding sequence ATGGGATACACGCTGCTCGCCGGGGCCATCGCGGCGGAGATAGCCGCCACCACCGCGATGAAGTACAGCGAGGGCTTCACCCGGCTCTGGCCCTCGGTGATCACCCTCTGCGGGTACGTGCTCTCCTACGCCCTGCTCTCACAGACGCTCAAGACCCTGTCGGTCGGCACCGCGTACGCGATCTGGGCCGGTGCGGGCACGGCCGTCATCGCCGTGATCGGCATGCTGTTCCTGCACGAGCCGGTGAGTCCGGTTCGGCTGGCGGGCATCGTCCTGGTTATCGTCGGTGTCGTGGTCCTCAACCTCGGCGGAAGCCATCCATGA
- a CDS encoding TetR/AcrR family transcriptional regulator, whose protein sequence is MTRRYDPDRRQRIIDAAIRVVGRSGIAGLSHRTVAAEADVPLGSTTYHFASLDELLTAALRQANEGFAALIRDGGLLAEPGADVAAVLARLTGQWLAGDRTGVELEYELYLAALRRPALRPVAAEWTDAVAEILSARTDPTTARALVALLDGICLQVLLTGGEYDQEYAREMLARVLRPPAAAGDG, encoded by the coding sequence ATGACGCGCCGCTACGACCCCGACCGGCGGCAGCGGATCATCGACGCCGCGATCCGGGTCGTCGGGCGGTCCGGGATCGCCGGGCTCAGCCACCGCACGGTCGCGGCCGAGGCCGATGTGCCGCTCGGCTCCACCACGTACCACTTCGCCTCCCTCGACGAGCTGTTGACCGCGGCGCTGCGCCAGGCCAATGAGGGCTTCGCGGCCCTGATCAGGGACGGCGGACTGCTCGCGGAGCCCGGCGCGGACGTGGCGGCCGTGCTGGCCCGGCTCACCGGCCAGTGGCTCGCCGGGGACCGTACCGGTGTCGAGCTGGAGTACGAGCTGTACCTCGCGGCCCTGCGCAGGCCCGCGTTGAGGCCCGTCGCCGCCGAGTGGACCGACGCCGTGGCCGAGATCCTCTCCGCGCGCACCGACCCCACGACGGCCCGCGCCCTCGTCGCGCTGCTGGACGGCATCTGCCTCCAAGTGCTGCTGACCGGCGGGGAGTACGACCAGGAGTACGCGCGGGAGATGCTCGCGCGCGTGCTGCGCCCGCCGGCCGCTGCCGGCGACGGGTAG
- the dapD gene encoding 2,3,4,5-tetrahydropyridine-2,6-dicarboxylate N-succinyltransferase, with product MTDTTSGPTGAAAAGLATVAADGTVLDTWFPAPELVSEPGPAGTERLSAERAAGLLGEAAGRAVGPDPRRGVEVVAVRTVISSLDEKPIDAHDAYLRLHLLSHRLVQPHGQSLDGIFGLLANVAWTSLGPVAVDTLETVRLNARAEGLHLQVVSVDKFPRMTDYVAPKGVRIADADRVRLGAYLAAGTTVMHEGFVNFNAGTLGTSMVEGRISQGVVLGDGSDIGGGASTMGTLSGGGKERIVIGERCLIGAEAGVGIALGDECVVEAGLYVTAGTRVTLPDGQVVKARELSGAGNILFRRNSETGRVEARPNNAVWDGLNDVLHAHN from the coding sequence ATGACCGATACGACCTCAGGCCCCACCGGCGCGGCCGCCGCCGGCCTCGCCACCGTCGCCGCCGACGGCACCGTACTCGACACCTGGTTCCCCGCTCCCGAGCTCGTGAGCGAGCCCGGCCCCGCGGGTACCGAACGCCTCTCCGCCGAGCGGGCCGCCGGCCTGCTCGGCGAGGCGGCGGGGCGCGCCGTCGGTCCCGACCCGCGCCGCGGTGTCGAGGTCGTCGCCGTCCGTACGGTCATCTCCTCGCTGGACGAGAAGCCGATCGACGCGCACGACGCCTACCTGCGCCTGCACCTGCTCAGCCACCGCCTCGTACAGCCCCACGGCCAGAGCCTCGACGGCATCTTCGGCCTGCTCGCCAACGTCGCCTGGACCTCGCTCGGCCCGGTCGCGGTGGACACGCTGGAGACCGTGCGGCTCAACGCGCGCGCCGAGGGCCTGCACCTCCAGGTGGTGTCCGTCGACAAGTTCCCGCGCATGACGGACTACGTGGCGCCCAAGGGCGTGCGGATCGCGGACGCCGACCGGGTCAGGCTCGGGGCGTACCTCGCGGCCGGCACGACCGTGATGCACGAGGGCTTCGTCAACTTCAACGCGGGCACGCTCGGCACGTCGATGGTCGAGGGCCGGATCTCGCAGGGCGTCGTGCTCGGCGACGGCTCCGACATCGGCGGCGGCGCCTCCACCATGGGCACCCTGTCCGGTGGCGGCAAGGAGCGCATCGTGATCGGCGAGCGCTGCCTGATCGGCGCGGAGGCCGGTGTCGGTATCGCGCTCGGCGACGAGTGCGTGGTCGAGGCGGGCCTGTACGTCACGGCCGGGACCCGTGTCACGCTGCCCGACGGCCAGGTCGTCAAGGCGCGCGAGCTGTCCGGCGCGGGCAACATCCTCTTCCGCCGCAACTCCGAGACGGGCCGCGTCGAGGCGCGCCCCAACAACGCGGTCTGGGACGGCCTCAACGACGTCCTGCACGCCCACAACTGA
- a CDS encoding endonuclease/exonuclease/phosphatase family protein gives MPSSLPRTAAVPALVALALAGGLIVTAGPASAADVRIHGIQGTTRISPLVGSPVADVPGIVTGVRAYGSSKGFWYQDPQPDNDPATSEGLFVYTGSAPTVKTGDSVKVAGTVSEFVPGGAATGEQSETELTSSNAKVTVVSSGNPLPAAVKITAKSVPAAYAPAGTAATGDSINGLKLKPKAYALDYYESLEGMNVSVANTRVVGATDAFDELWVTVKPSENADRRGGTVYGSYDEQNTGRVQIQQQASTTDQAFPTANVGDQLKGTTEGPLDFNQFGGYTIVAGRLGTVVDKGLAREVTAKQKKDQLAVATYNVENLAPTDPQSKFDSLASAVVTNLSSPDILSLEEIQDNNGAKDDGTVSATETVQKFIDAIAAAGGPTYAWRSVDPSNDEDGGEPGGNIRNVFLYNPDRVSFVDRGTADATTGTQVVSGKNGPDLTLSPGRIDPANPAWQDSRKPLAGEFTFQGKTVFLVSNHFISKGGDESLTSQHQPGTRSSEPQRLEQAQAVNSFVKDIRKVKKNAEVVVLGDLNDFQFSGALAALTQGGVLNDDIDSLPVPERYTYVYNGNTQTLDHILTTPSITDFQYDSVHINAEFAQQDSDHDPQVLRLRP, from the coding sequence ATGCCTTCTTCCCTGCCGAGAACGGCCGCCGTCCCGGCCCTCGTGGCACTCGCCCTCGCGGGCGGTCTGATCGTGACCGCTGGTCCGGCGTCCGCCGCCGACGTCCGGATCCACGGCATCCAGGGCACGACGCGGATCTCGCCGCTCGTCGGCTCGCCCGTCGCGGACGTGCCCGGCATCGTCACCGGGGTGCGCGCGTACGGCAGTTCCAAGGGCTTCTGGTACCAGGACCCGCAGCCGGACAACGACCCCGCCACCAGCGAGGGCCTGTTCGTCTACACCGGTTCCGCGCCGACGGTGAAGACCGGGGACAGCGTCAAGGTCGCCGGCACCGTCAGCGAGTTCGTCCCGGGCGGCGCCGCGACCGGCGAGCAGTCGGAGACCGAGCTGACCTCCTCGAACGCGAAGGTGACGGTCGTCTCCTCCGGTAACCCGCTGCCCGCCGCCGTGAAGATCACCGCGAAGTCCGTGCCCGCCGCCTACGCGCCGGCCGGCACGGCCGCGACCGGCGATTCCATCAACGGCCTGAAGCTGAAGCCGAAGGCCTACGCGCTCGACTACTACGAGTCGCTGGAGGGCATGAACGTCAGCGTCGCGAACACGCGGGTCGTGGGCGCCACCGACGCGTTCGACGAGCTGTGGGTGACGGTCAAGCCGTCGGAGAACGCCGACCGCCGCGGCGGCACGGTCTACGGCTCCTACGACGAGCAGAACACGGGCCGCGTCCAGATCCAGCAGCAGGCGTCCACCACCGACCAGGCCTTCCCGACGGCCAACGTGGGCGACCAGCTCAAGGGCACCACCGAAGGCCCGCTCGACTTCAACCAGTTCGGCGGCTACACCATCGTCGCGGGCCGGCTGGGCACGGTCGTCGACAAGGGCCTGGCGCGGGAGGTGACCGCGAAGCAGAAGAAGGACCAGCTCGCCGTCGCCACGTACAACGTGGAGAACCTCGCCCCGACGGACCCGCAGTCGAAGTTCGACTCGCTGGCGTCCGCCGTCGTCACGAACCTCTCCTCGCCCGACATCCTGTCGCTGGAGGAGATCCAGGACAACAACGGCGCGAAGGACGACGGCACCGTCTCCGCGACCGAGACCGTGCAGAAGTTCATCGACGCGATCGCCGCGGCCGGCGGCCCCACGTACGCGTGGCGCTCGGTGGACCCTTCGAACGACGAGGACGGCGGCGAGCCGGGCGGCAACATCCGCAACGTCTTCCTCTACAACCCCGACCGCGTCTCGTTCGTGGACCGCGGTACGGCGGACGCCACCACGGGCACGCAGGTCGTGTCGGGCAAGAACGGGCCGGACCTGACCCTGTCGCCGGGCCGGATCGACCCGGCGAACCCGGCCTGGCAGGACAGCCGCAAGCCGCTCGCCGGGGAGTTCACCTTCCAGGGCAAGACGGTGTTCCTGGTCTCCAACCACTTCATCTCGAAGGGCGGCGACGAGTCGCTGACCTCGCAGCACCAGCCCGGGACCCGCTCCTCGGAGCCGCAGCGCCTGGAGCAGGCCCAGGCCGTCAACTCCTTCGTCAAGGACATCCGCAAGGTCAAGAAGAACGCGGAGGTCGTGGTCCTCGGCGACCTCAACGACTTCCAGTTCTCCGGCGCCCTCGCCGCCCTGACACAGGGCGGCGTGCTCAACGACGACATCGACTCGCTGCCGGTGCCGGAGCGCTACACGTACGTCTACAACGGCAACACCCAGACGCTGGACCACATCCTGACCACGCCCTCGATCACCGACTTCCAGTACGACAGCGTGCACATCAACGCGGAGTTCGCCCAGCAGGACAGTGACCACGACCCGCAGGTGCTGCGCCTGCGGCCGTGA